A single genomic interval of Streptomyces showdoensis harbors:
- the treS gene encoding maltose alpha-D-glucosyltransferase yields the protein MTVNEPVPDTFEDTPAKDRDPEWFKRAVFYEVLVRSFQDSNGDGVGDLKGITSRLDYLQWLGVDCLWLPPFFRSPLRDGGYDVADYTSVLPEFGDLADFVEFVDAAHARGMRVIIDFVMNHTSDQHPWFQESRSDPDGPYGDYYVWADDDKQYADARIIFVDTETSNWTFDPVRKQYYWHRFFSHQPDLNYENPAVQEEIMSSLRFWLDLGIDGFRLDAVPYLYQQEGTNCENLPATHSFLKRVRKEIDEHYPDTVLLAEANQWPEDVVDYFGDFRSGGDECHMAFHFPVMPRIFMAVRRESRHPVSEILAKTPEIPSGCQWGIFLRNHDELTLEMVTDEERDYMYAEYAKDPRMRANIGIRRRLAPLLDNDRKQMELFTALLFSLPGSPVLYYGDEIGMGDNIWLGDRDGVRTPMQWTPDRNAGFSSCDPGRLYLPAIMDPVHGYQVTNVEAGMASPSSLLHWTKRMIEIRKQNRAFGTGTYTELPSTNPAVLAFLRETAPEEGLDADLVLCVNNFARHAQPTELDLRRFAGVRPVELIGGVEFPAIGQLPYLLTLAGHGFYWFRLKRS from the coding sequence ATGACTGTCAACGAACCCGTCCCCGACACCTTCGAGGACACCCCCGCCAAGGACCGTGATCCCGAATGGTTCAAGCGGGCGGTCTTCTACGAGGTCCTGGTCCGTTCCTTCCAGGACAGCAACGGCGACGGAGTAGGCGACCTGAAGGGCATCACGTCCCGCCTGGACTACCTCCAGTGGCTCGGCGTCGACTGCCTCTGGCTGCCGCCCTTCTTCAGGTCCCCCTTGCGGGACGGCGGCTACGACGTCGCCGACTACACCTCGGTGCTGCCCGAGTTCGGCGACCTCGCCGACTTCGTGGAGTTCGTGGACGCGGCGCACGCCCGCGGGATGCGCGTCATCATCGACTTCGTCATGAACCACACCAGCGACCAGCACCCGTGGTTCCAGGAGTCGCGCAGCGATCCCGACGGCCCCTACGGGGACTACTACGTCTGGGCCGACGACGACAAGCAGTACGCGGACGCCCGGATCATCTTCGTCGACACCGAGACCTCCAACTGGACCTTCGACCCGGTCCGCAAGCAGTACTACTGGCACCGCTTCTTCTCCCACCAGCCGGACCTCAACTACGAGAACCCGGCGGTGCAGGAGGAGATCATGTCCTCGCTGCGCTTCTGGCTGGACCTGGGCATCGACGGCTTCCGGCTCGACGCGGTGCCGTACCTGTACCAGCAGGAGGGCACCAACTGCGAGAACCTGCCCGCCACCCACAGCTTCCTCAAGCGGGTCCGCAAGGAGATCGACGAGCACTACCCGGACACGGTGCTGCTCGCCGAGGCGAACCAGTGGCCGGAGGACGTCGTCGACTACTTCGGCGACTTCCGCTCCGGCGGCGACGAGTGCCACATGGCGTTCCACTTCCCGGTGATGCCGCGCATCTTCATGGCGGTGCGCCGCGAGTCCCGCCACCCGGTCTCCGAGATCCTGGCGAAGACCCCGGAGATCCCCTCCGGCTGCCAGTGGGGCATCTTCCTGCGCAACCACGACGAGCTCACGCTCGAGATGGTCACGGACGAAGAGCGCGACTACATGTACGCCGAGTACGCCAAGGACCCGCGGATGCGGGCCAACATCGGCATCCGGCGGCGGCTCGCCCCGCTCCTCGACAACGACCGCAAGCAGATGGAGCTGTTCACCGCCCTGCTCTTCTCGCTGCCGGGCTCCCCGGTGCTGTACTACGGCGACGAGATCGGCATGGGCGACAACATCTGGCTGGGCGACCGGGACGGGGTGCGCACCCCGATGCAGTGGACCCCGGACCGCAACGCGGGCTTCTCCTCCTGCGACCCGGGGCGGCTCTACCTGCCGGCCATCATGGACCCGGTCCACGGCTACCAGGTGACCAACGTGGAGGCGGGGATGGCCTCGCCGTCCTCGCTGCTGCACTGGACGAAGCGGATGATCGAGATCCGGAAGCAGAACCGCGCCTTCGGGACGGGGACGTACACGGAGCTCCCCTCGACCAACCCGGCGGTGCTGGCCTTCCTGCGCGAGACCGCCCCCGAAGAGGGGCTGGACGCCGACCTCGTGCTGTGCGTGAACAACTTCGCCCGGCACGCCCAGCCCACCGAGCTGGACCTGCGCCGGTTCGCCGGGGTGCGGCCGGTGGAGCTGATCGGCGGGGTGGAGTTCCCGGCGATCGGGCAGCTGCCCTACCTGCTGACCCTCGCCGGGCACGGGTTCTACTGGTTCCGCCTCAAGCGGTCCTGA
- a CDS encoding glycosyltransferase, whose product MRVVLSAYDSRGGVEPLVGLAVRLGGLGARVLVCAPPDEEFAKRLAGVGVEMVPTGASVRDLVSGKVPPSPGGVPRRAAELVAAFHENVSAVAEGCDVLLATGLVPAVAGVKSVSEKLGIPYVYASYQPVSLPSPHHPPIPRPGRPLPADVTDNAALWRRDARDAQDVFGEAVNGHRVSVGLPPVDDIRDHVFTDRPWLAADPVLAPWRRPAELDVVQTGAWVLPDERPLPAGLTAFLDAGEPPVYVGFGSVPVRDPHEVARAAVEAVRAHGRRVLLSRGWAELAPADAGDDCFTVGEANHQALFRRVAAVVHHGGAGTTTTATRAGAPQVIVAQGGDQPYFAERVSALGIGAAHEGPTPAFATLSAALGTALAPETRERAAAVAADFDQDGAATAARLLAGIAGR is encoded by the coding sequence ATGCGTGTGGTGCTGTCGGCGTACGACTCGCGCGGGGGTGTCGAGCCGCTGGTCGGGCTCGCGGTGCGGCTGGGCGGACTCGGCGCCCGGGTGCTGGTGTGCGCGCCGCCCGACGAGGAGTTCGCGAAGCGGCTCGCCGGGGTCGGGGTCGAGATGGTGCCGACCGGGGCCTCGGTGCGCGACCTGGTGAGCGGCAAGGTCCCGCCCTCGCCCGGCGGGGTGCCCCGACGGGCCGCCGAACTGGTCGCCGCGTTCCACGAGAACGTCTCCGCCGTGGCGGAGGGGTGCGACGTGCTCCTCGCGACCGGCCTGGTCCCGGCCGTGGCCGGGGTGAAGTCGGTGTCCGAGAAGCTGGGCATCCCCTACGTCTACGCGAGCTACCAGCCGGTCAGCCTGCCGTCCCCGCACCACCCGCCGATCCCGCGGCCCGGCCGGCCGCTCCCGGCGGACGTCACCGACAACGCGGCGCTGTGGCGGCGGGACGCCAGGGACGCGCAGGACGTGTTCGGCGAGGCGGTCAACGGCCACCGGGTGTCGGTCGGCCTGCCGCCGGTGGACGACATCCGCGACCACGTGTTCACCGACCGGCCGTGGCTGGCCGCGGATCCGGTCCTCGCCCCGTGGCGGCGGCCCGCGGAGCTCGACGTGGTGCAGACCGGCGCGTGGGTGCTCCCGGACGAGCGCCCGCTCCCCGCCGGCCTGACGGCCTTCCTGGACGCCGGCGAACCGCCCGTGTACGTGGGCTTCGGCAGCGTGCCCGTACGCGATCCGCACGAGGTCGCCCGGGCGGCCGTCGAGGCGGTCCGGGCGCACGGCCGCCGGGTGCTGCTCTCGCGCGGCTGGGCCGAGCTGGCCCCGGCCGACGCCGGGGACGACTGCTTCACGGTCGGCGAGGCCAACCACCAGGCGCTGTTCCGCCGGGTGGCCGCCGTCGTGCACCACGGCGGCGCGGGCACCACGACCACCGCCACCCGGGCGGGCGCGCCCCAGGTGATCGTGGCCCAGGGCGGCGACCAGCCGTACTTCGCCGAGCGGGTCTCCGCCCTGGGCATCGGCGCGGCGCACGAGGGCCCGACGCCGGCCTTCGCGACCCTGTCCGCCGCGCTGGGGACGGCCCTGGCCCCGGAGACCCGCGAGCGGGCCGCCGCCGTGGCCGCGGACTTCGACCAGGACGGGGCGGCGACGGCCGCGCGGCTGCTGGCCGGGATCGCCGGGCGGTAG
- a CDS encoding HelD family protein gives MSTEEFRNEQRFINELYARLDDLRDQAEAGVARALATSGEGSAQARLERDVLVAEQSGLLAAFNAGETGLCFGRLVFQDGRDHHIGRIGIREDDPNRTPLVVDWRAEIARPFYLATGYEPMGLSRRRHITTQGREVVSLHDEVLDLADATRTGHESRDADEVLLAALDAARTGRMHDIVQTIQAEQDAIIRSPHRGVLVVEGGPGTGKTAVALHRAAYLLYAHREQLAKRAVLIVGPNPAFLGYIGNVLPSLGETGVLLATPGELFPGVRATGTDTPRAAAVKGSAVMAGALAAAVRDRQQVPERGEPLTVPHEDGDLVIDWDMALEARHKARETFLPHNLARPYFVFQVLDALAEQLADRIGADPYGGPNFLGPDDRALLAKGVAANPEVHAALDTLWPELTPQEFLADYLAEPTHLDEADAEEIRRTGDGPWTPADVPLLDEAAELLGEDDSAARAAEEAERQKQIQYAQGVLDVSFASRTYEFEDKEELDKDASEVLSAHDIIDAERFAERHEEADHRSAAERAAADRTWAFGHIIVDEAQELSAMTWRLLMRRSPTRSMTLVGDPAQTGDPAGVGSWEGILAPYVEDRWELVRLGVNYRTPAEIMAVAAEVRRAADPAFEPPRSVRSTGVEPWDRTVEDPVKETADAVAAEPRGEGRLAVIAPVALHPALLAALPDASYGPKPDLTRPVVLLDPRQAKGLEFDTVLVVDPDGIRDGATHGINDLYVALTRATQRMGVIRPA, from the coding sequence TTGTCAACCGAGGAATTTCGGAACGAACAGCGATTCATCAACGAGCTGTACGCACGACTCGACGACCTGAGGGACCAGGCCGAGGCCGGAGTCGCGCGGGCGCTCGCCACCTCCGGGGAGGGCAGCGCGCAGGCACGGCTGGAGCGGGACGTGCTCGTCGCCGAGCAGTCCGGGCTGCTGGCCGCCTTCAACGCGGGCGAGACCGGGCTCTGCTTCGGCCGGCTCGTCTTCCAGGACGGGCGCGACCACCACATCGGCCGGATCGGCATCCGCGAGGACGACCCGAACCGCACCCCCCTCGTCGTCGACTGGCGCGCCGAGATCGCCCGGCCCTTCTACCTCGCCACCGGATACGAGCCCATGGGCCTCAGCCGCCGGCGGCACATCACCACCCAGGGCCGTGAGGTCGTCTCGCTCCACGACGAGGTGCTCGACCTCGCCGACGCCACCCGCACCGGGCACGAGAGCCGGGACGCCGACGAGGTGCTGCTCGCCGCGCTCGACGCCGCCCGCACCGGCCGCATGCACGACATCGTGCAGACCATCCAGGCCGAGCAGGACGCCATCATCCGCTCCCCGCACCGCGGGGTCCTCGTCGTCGAGGGCGGCCCCGGCACCGGCAAGACCGCCGTCGCCCTGCACCGCGCCGCCTACCTGCTCTACGCCCACCGCGAGCAGCTCGCCAAGCGGGCCGTGCTCATCGTCGGCCCCAACCCCGCCTTCCTCGGCTACATCGGCAACGTGCTGCCCTCCCTCGGCGAGACCGGCGTCCTGCTCGCCACCCCGGGCGAGCTCTTCCCCGGCGTCCGCGCCACCGGCACCGACACCCCCCGCGCCGCGGCCGTCAAGGGCTCCGCCGTCATGGCCGGGGCCCTCGCCGCCGCCGTGCGCGACCGCCAGCAGGTCCCCGAGCGCGGCGAGCCGCTGACCGTCCCGCACGAGGACGGCGACCTGGTCATCGACTGGGACATGGCCCTCGAAGCCCGCCACAAGGCCCGCGAGACCTTCCTCCCGCACAACCTCGCCCGCCCCTACTTCGTCTTCCAGGTCCTCGACGCCCTGGCCGAGCAGCTCGCCGACCGCATCGGCGCCGACCCCTACGGCGGGCCGAACTTCCTCGGCCCCGACGACCGCGCCCTGCTGGCCAAGGGCGTCGCCGCCAACCCCGAGGTGCACGCCGCCCTCGACACCCTCTGGCCGGAGCTCACCCCGCAGGAGTTCCTCGCCGACTACCTCGCCGAGCCCACCCACCTGGACGAGGCGGACGCCGAGGAGATCCGGCGCACCGGAGACGGCCCCTGGACCCCCGCCGACGTGCCCCTGCTCGACGAGGCCGCCGAACTCCTCGGCGAGGACGACTCCGCCGCCCGCGCCGCCGAGGAGGCCGAGCGGCAGAAGCAGATCCAGTACGCGCAGGGCGTCCTCGACGTCTCCTTCGCCTCCCGCACCTACGAGTTCGAGGACAAGGAGGAGCTCGACAAGGACGCCTCCGAGGTCCTCTCCGCGCACGACATCATCGACGCCGAGCGCTTCGCCGAACGGCACGAGGAGGCCGACCACCGCAGCGCCGCCGAGCGCGCCGCCGCCGACCGCACCTGGGCCTTCGGGCACATCATCGTCGACGAGGCCCAGGAGCTCTCCGCGATGACCTGGCGGCTCCTCATGCGCCGCAGCCCGACCCGCTCCATGACCCTGGTCGGCGACCCCGCCCAGACCGGCGACCCGGCCGGCGTCGGCTCCTGGGAGGGGATTCTCGCCCCGTACGTGGAGGACCGCTGGGAGCTCGTCCGGCTCGGTGTCAACTACCGGACCCCGGCCGAGATCATGGCCGTCGCCGCCGAGGTGCGGCGCGCCGCCGACCCGGCCTTCGAGCCGCCCCGCTCGGTCCGCTCCACCGGCGTCGAACCCTGGGACCGGACCGTCGAGGACCCGGTCAAGGAGACCGCCGACGCGGTCGCCGCCGAGCCGCGCGGCGAGGGCCGGCTGGCGGTGATCGCCCCGGTCGCCCTCCACCCGGCACTGCTCGCCGCCCTGCCCGACGCCTCGTACGGGCCGAAGCCCGACCTCACCCGGCCGGTCGTGCTGCTCGACCCGCGCCAGGCCAAGGGCCTGGAGTTCGACACCGTCCTCGTCGTCGACCCCGACGGCATCCGGGACGGCGCCACGCACGGGATCAACGACCTGTACGTGGCGCTCACCCGGGCCACCCAGCGGATGGGCGTGATCAGGCCGGCCTGA
- the glgB gene encoding 1,4-alpha-glucan branching enzyme, which translates to MTPRPAGKTADGSRQAPPLDPGDRARLLAGEHHDPHGVLGAHPVKGGIAVRVLRPWAKEVAVLLPKGRRVPLHDDGDGLFSGVVPLLRKVPEYRLGVRYDADELVVDDPYRFLPALGELDLHLIGEGRHEELWTALGARVVTHQGTAGTRFTVWAPNARGVRVTGDWTYWDGSGLPMRSLGSSGVWELFVPGVGEGALYKFDIARPDGSHTVRADPMARRTECPPNTASVVTDDHHVWGDAEWMERRGERPHHEAPLSVYEVHLPSWRPGLSYRQLAEQLPGYVRDLGFTHVEFMAVAEHPFHGSWGYQVTGFYAPTARLGTPDDFRFLVDALHQAGIGVLMDWVPAHFPRDDWALAEFDGRPLYEHEDPRRSAHPDWGTLEFDYGRKEVRNFLVANAVYWCERFHLDGLRVDAVASMLYLDYSREHGEWLPNEFGGRENLDAVAFLQEMNATVYKRCPGVVTFAEESTAWDGVTRPTDQVGPGGFGGLGFGMKWNMGWMHDSLGYVSKEPVHRKYHHHEMTFSMVYAYSENYILPISHDEVVHGKRSLVSKMPGDWWQQRADHRAYLGFMWAHPGKQLLFMGQEFAQGAEWSVDHGPDWWLLDPSYGAEADHRGVRDLVRDLNTVYAATPALWERDTSPEGFQWVVGDAAEDNVFAFLRFDACGSPLLAVCNFSPVVRHDYRLGVPDTCAAWAEVLNTDAARYGGGDVVGTDPVKTESVPWHGRSASLRMTLPPLATVWLRPA; encoded by the coding sequence GTGACCCCCCGCCCCGCAGGCAAGACGGCAGACGGCTCGCGGCAGGCGCCGCCGCTGGACCCCGGTGACCGGGCCCGGCTGCTCGCCGGCGAGCACCACGACCCGCACGGGGTGCTCGGCGCCCACCCGGTCAAGGGCGGGATCGCGGTGCGGGTGCTCCGGCCGTGGGCGAAGGAGGTGGCCGTGCTCCTGCCGAAGGGGCGGCGGGTCCCGCTCCACGACGACGGGGACGGGCTGTTCTCCGGGGTCGTGCCGCTGCTGCGCAAGGTGCCCGAGTACCGGCTCGGGGTGCGGTACGACGCGGACGAGCTGGTCGTCGACGACCCGTACCGCTTCCTGCCCGCGCTCGGCGAGCTCGATCTGCACCTGATCGGCGAGGGCCGCCACGAGGAGCTGTGGACGGCGCTCGGCGCGCGGGTCGTCACCCACCAGGGCACGGCCGGCACCCGCTTCACCGTGTGGGCGCCGAACGCCCGCGGCGTGCGGGTCACCGGGGACTGGACGTACTGGGACGGCAGCGGGCTGCCGATGCGCTCGCTCGGCTCCTCGGGCGTGTGGGAGCTGTTCGTGCCGGGCGTGGGCGAGGGGGCGCTGTACAAGTTCGACATCGCCCGCCCGGACGGCTCGCACACGGTCCGCGCCGACCCGATGGCCCGGCGCACCGAGTGCCCCCCGAACACCGCGTCGGTGGTGACGGACGACCACCACGTGTGGGGGGACGCGGAGTGGATGGAGCGGCGCGGGGAGCGGCCGCACCACGAGGCGCCGCTGTCGGTGTACGAGGTGCACCTGCCGTCCTGGCGGCCGGGCCTCTCGTACCGGCAGCTGGCCGAGCAGCTGCCGGGCTACGTGCGCGATCTCGGCTTCACCCACGTCGAGTTCATGGCCGTGGCCGAGCATCCCTTCCACGGCTCCTGGGGCTACCAGGTCACCGGCTTCTACGCGCCGACGGCCCGCCTGGGCACCCCCGACGACTTCCGGTTCCTGGTGGACGCGCTGCACCAGGCCGGGATCGGCGTCCTGATGGACTGGGTGCCGGCGCACTTCCCGCGGGACGACTGGGCCCTCGCGGAGTTCGACGGGCGGCCGCTGTACGAGCACGAGGACCCGCGCCGCTCGGCCCACCCCGACTGGGGGACGCTGGAGTTCGACTACGGGCGCAAGGAGGTGCGCAACTTCCTGGTCGCCAACGCCGTGTACTGGTGCGAGCGCTTCCACCTCGACGGCCTCCGGGTCGACGCGGTCGCCTCGATGCTCTACCTGGACTACTCGCGGGAGCACGGCGAGTGGCTGCCGAACGAGTTCGGCGGGCGGGAGAACCTGGACGCGGTGGCCTTCCTCCAGGAGATGAACGCCACCGTGTACAAGCGCTGCCCGGGCGTCGTCACCTTCGCCGAGGAGTCCACCGCCTGGGACGGGGTGACCCGGCCGACGGACCAGGTCGGCCCGGGCGGCTTCGGCGGGCTCGGCTTCGGCATGAAGTGGAACATGGGCTGGATGCACGACTCGCTGGGCTACGTGTCCAAGGAGCCGGTGCACCGCAAGTACCACCACCACGAGATGACCTTCTCGATGGTGTACGCGTACAGCGAGAACTACATCCTGCCGATCTCCCACGACGAGGTCGTGCACGGCAAGCGGTCACTGGTGTCGAAGATGCCCGGCGACTGGTGGCAGCAGCGCGCCGACCACCGGGCCTACCTGGGCTTCATGTGGGCCCACCCGGGCAAGCAGCTGCTCTTCATGGGGCAGGAGTTCGCCCAGGGCGCGGAGTGGTCGGTGGACCACGGCCCCGACTGGTGGCTGCTCGACCCGTCGTACGGGGCGGAGGCCGACCACCGGGGGGTGCGGGACCTGGTGCGCGACCTCAACACGGTGTACGCGGCCACCCCGGCGCTGTGGGAGCGGGACACCTCGCCCGAGGGCTTCCAGTGGGTGGTGGGCGACGCGGCCGAGGACAACGTCTTCGCCTTCCTCCGCTTCGACGCCTGCGGCTCCCCGCTGCTCGCCGTCTGCAACTTCTCCCCGGTGGTGCGGCACGACTACCGGCTGGGCGTGCCGGACACGTGCGCGGCCTGGGCGGAGGTGCTGAACACGGACGCGGCCCGCTACGGCGGCGGGGACGTGGTGGGCACCGACCCGGTGAAGACCGAGTCGGTGCCGTGGCACGGGCGTTCGGCGAGCCTGCGGATGACGCTGCCGCCGCTGGCGACGGTGTGGCTCAGGCCGGCCTGA
- a CDS encoding alpha-1,4-glucan--maltose-1-phosphate maltosyltransferase, which produces MGRIPVLDVRPLVDCGRRPAKAVVGETFEVSATVFREGHDVVAANVVLRGPSGRPGPWTPMRELAPGTDRWGAEVTPDAEGSWSYTVEAWSDPLATWRHTAKIKIPAGIDSELVLAEGAELHERAAKGVPKKGGGREAVLAVADTLRDESRPAAVRLAAALAPRVLDALERHPLRELLSASPALPLRVERERALYGSWYEFFPRSEGVRKVRGRTRPGTFRTAAERLLAIAAMGFDVVYLPPIHPIGVTHRKGPNNSLSASPEDVGVPWAIGSPEGGHDAVHPDLGTIEDFDAFVARARELRLEIALDFALQCSPDHPWVEKHPEWFTRRPDGSIAYAENPPKKYQDIYPIDFDAAGDGMDGIVAETVRVLRHWMDHGVRIFRVDNPHTKPVVFWERVIGEINRADPDVIFLAEAFTRPAMMHTLGAVGFQQSYTYFTWRNTKEELTEYLTELSGEAAAHMRPNFFVNTPDILHAYLQTGGRPAFEVRAVLAATLSPTWGMYAGYELCEGTPLRDGSEEYLDSEKYQLRPRDWESAERSGASIAPLITALNRIRRRNPALHRLRNLTFHTTDNDAVIAYSKRSGSNTVLVVANLDPHHTQEATVSLDMPELGLDWHETVPVRDELTGETYHWGRHAYVRLEPGVTPAHVLVLRPSPQTGGSPTS; this is translated from the coding sequence ATGGGACGCATTCCCGTACTGGACGTCCGCCCGTTGGTCGACTGCGGCCGCCGCCCCGCGAAGGCGGTGGTGGGCGAGACCTTCGAGGTCTCGGCCACGGTCTTCCGCGAGGGCCATGACGTCGTCGCCGCCAACGTGGTGCTGCGCGGCCCCTCCGGCCGGCCGGGGCCCTGGACCCCGATGCGCGAGCTGGCCCCCGGCACCGACCGGTGGGGCGCCGAGGTCACCCCGGACGCCGAGGGCTCCTGGTCGTACACGGTCGAGGCCTGGAGCGATCCGCTGGCGACCTGGCGGCACACCGCGAAGATCAAGATCCCGGCGGGGATCGACTCCGAGCTGGTCCTCGCCGAGGGGGCCGAGCTGCACGAACGGGCCGCCAAGGGCGTGCCGAAGAAGGGCGGCGGCCGCGAGGCGGTGCTCGCCGTGGCGGACACGCTGCGCGACGAGTCCCGGCCGGCCGCGGTCCGGCTCGCGGCGGCCCTCGCCCCGCGGGTCCTGGACGCCCTGGAGCGGCACCCGCTGCGCGAACTGCTCTCCGCCTCGCCCGCGTTGCCGCTGCGGGTGGAGCGGGAGCGGGCGCTGTACGGCTCCTGGTACGAGTTCTTCCCGCGGTCCGAGGGGGTGCGCAAGGTCCGCGGCCGGACCCGGCCCGGCACCTTCCGGACGGCCGCCGAGCGCCTGCTGGCGATCGCCGCGATGGGCTTCGACGTGGTCTACCTGCCGCCGATCCACCCGATCGGCGTCACCCACCGCAAGGGCCCGAACAACTCGCTGTCGGCGAGCCCGGAGGACGTGGGCGTGCCGTGGGCGATCGGCTCGCCGGAGGGCGGCCACGACGCGGTCCACCCGGACCTCGGCACGATCGAGGACTTCGACGCCTTCGTCGCCCGGGCCCGCGAGCTGCGCCTGGAGATCGCGCTGGACTTCGCGCTCCAGTGCTCCCCCGACCACCCGTGGGTGGAGAAGCACCCGGAGTGGTTCACCCGTCGCCCGGACGGCTCGATCGCCTACGCGGAGAACCCGCCGAAGAAGTACCAGGACATCTACCCGATCGACTTCGACGCGGCCGGCGACGGGATGGACGGGATCGTCGCCGAGACCGTCCGGGTGCTGCGGCACTGGATGGACCACGGGGTGCGGATCTTCCGGGTCGACAACCCGCACACCAAGCCGGTGGTGTTCTGGGAGCGGGTGATCGGCGAGATCAACCGGGCAGACCCGGACGTGATCTTCCTGGCGGAGGCCTTCACCCGGCCAGCGATGATGCACACCCTGGGCGCGGTCGGCTTCCAGCAGTCGTACACGTACTTCACCTGGCGCAACACCAAGGAGGAGCTCACGGAATACCTGACCGAACTCTCCGGGGAGGCCGCCGCCCACATGCGGCCCAACTTCTTCGTGAACACCCCGGACATCCTGCACGCCTACCTCCAGACCGGCGGCCGGCCGGCCTTCGAGGTGCGGGCGGTACTCGCCGCCACCCTCTCGCCCACCTGGGGCATGTACGCCGGGTACGAGCTGTGCGAGGGCACCCCGCTGCGGGACGGCAGCGAGGAGTACCTGGATTCGGAGAAGTACCAACTCCGGCCCCGTGACTGGGAGTCGGCGGAGCGCTCGGGCGCCTCGATCGCCCCGCTGATCACCGCCCTGAACCGGATCAGGCGTCGCAACCCCGCGCTGCACCGGCTGCGGAACCTGACCTTCCACACGACCGACAACGACGCCGTGATCGCGTACTCCAAGCGCAGCGGTTCGAACACCGTTCTGGTGGTCGCCAACCTCGACCCCCACCACACCCAGGAGGCCACGGTCTCGTTGGACATGCCGGAACTCGGCCTGGACTGGCACGAGACCGTGCCGGTGCGCGACGAGCTCACCGGCGAGACCTATCACTGGGGCAGGCACGCCTACGTGCGCCTAGAGCCGGGCGTCACGCCCGCGCACGTACTCGTCCTGCGACCGTCCCCGCAGACCGGAGGGTCACCCACATCATGA
- a CDS encoding maltokinase N-terminal cap-like domain-containing protein: protein MPETAASTTRAPDALLPSLTPLLHGWLPRQRWFAGKGRRVTGFTLDAATELLPLDGAGPGLLHLLVRVEQPGRPAGTPADCYQLLLGVRPQLPPRLAPALIGRIRQGPLAGRAVYEGLRDPRLAGLLYERLRAPGRIGPLNFHTTAALPPALAPRVLDAEQSNSSLVYGDSFILKIFRRVSPGANPDLELPLALAGAGCARVPAPVAWFETGAATLGVLQPYLRDSRDGWRLALDALADGREFTDEAFALGRATAEVHLALATALPTERLHRAQSRHLAAAMDARLHAAAQAVPALLPHVPGLRSVFAAAEDALGSGRLQRIHGDLHLGQTLRGSDGAWAVIDFEGEPAKPLDERRSPQPTVRDIAGMLRSFDYAARTHRPWNADWAARCRAAYCTGYAEASGTDPRDDPALLRAYETDKAVYEVVYEARHRPDWLPVPMAAIERLSSTS from the coding sequence ATGCCGGAGACCGCCGCATCCACCACCCGGGCCCCGGACGCCCTCCTCCCGTCGCTCACGCCCCTGCTCCACGGCTGGCTGCCCCGGCAGCGGTGGTTCGCGGGCAAGGGCCGCCGGGTCACCGGATTCACCCTGGACGCGGCCACCGAGCTGCTGCCGCTGGACGGCGCCGGACCCGGACTCCTCCATCTGCTCGTACGGGTCGAACAGCCGGGCCGCCCGGCCGGAACGCCCGCCGACTGCTACCAGTTGCTCCTCGGCGTGCGGCCCCAGCTGCCGCCGCGCCTCGCCCCCGCCCTGATCGGGCGGATCCGGCAGGGCCCGCTCGCCGGACGGGCCGTCTACGAGGGGCTGCGCGACCCGCGGCTCGCCGGACTGCTCTACGAGCGGCTGCGCGCCCCGGGCCGGATCGGCCCGCTCAACTTCCACACCACGGCGGCGCTGCCGCCCGCCCTCGCCCCCCGCGTCCTGGACGCCGAACAGTCCAACTCGTCCCTCGTCTACGGAGATTCGTTCATCCTGAAGATCTTCCGGCGGGTCAGCCCCGGCGCCAACCCCGACCTCGAGCTGCCGCTCGCGCTGGCCGGGGCGGGCTGCGCCCGGGTGCCGGCGCCGGTCGCCTGGTTCGAGACGGGCGCGGCGACGCTCGGGGTGCTCCAGCCGTACCTGCGCGACTCGCGCGACGGCTGGCGGCTGGCGCTCGACGCGCTGGCCGACGGCCGGGAGTTCACCGACGAGGCCTTCGCCCTCGGCCGGGCCACCGCCGAGGTCCACCTGGCGCTCGCCACCGCCCTGCCCACGGAGCGGCTGCACCGGGCCCAGTCCCGTCACCTGGCCGCGGCCATGGACGCGCGGCTGCACGCCGCCGCCCAGGCCGTCCCGGCCCTGCTCCCGCACGTGCCGGGGCTGCGCTCCGTCTTCGCCGCGGCGGAGGACGCCCTCGGCTCGGGCCGGCTCCAGCGCATCCACGGCGACCTCCATCTCGGCCAGACCCTCCGGGGCTCCGACGGGGCCTGGGCGGTGATCGACTTCGAGGGCGAGCCCGCCAAGCCGCTCGACGAGCGGCGCAGCCCGCAGCCGACCGTCCGCGACATCGCCGGCATGCTCCGCTCCTTCGACTACGCGGCCCGCACCCACCGCCCCTGGAACGCCGACTGGGCGGCCCGCTGCCGCGCCGCGTACTGCACGGGCTACGCCGAGGCCTCCGGCACCGACCCGCGCGACGATCCGGCGCTCCTGCGCGCCTACGAGACCGACAAGGCGGTGTACGAGGTCGTCTACGAGGCCCGGCACCGGCCGGACTGGCTGCCGGTCCCGATGGCCGCCATCGAACGCCTGTCGAGCACGTCATGA